One part of the Schistocerca piceifrons isolate TAMUIC-IGC-003096 chromosome 2, iqSchPice1.1, whole genome shotgun sequence genome encodes these proteins:
- the LOC124776636 gene encoding uncharacterized protein LOC124776636 translates to MKGVPVPDHLADRTNPRKRLCVMDTKKSGCPATFSVKCIRVHPGYSIESVYPGYSIETEGAHPNIKKKVEDTQSICEAFNIFKEWNVDMSPAYWREQAWNRWLRKHVKEQEDRETIVNQWRRVAASSSLQQYKDNLEKMKNHHVFEGKASALKYFEKQWVPVHRRWVKAFEHKGMFANINTTNGAEAMNRYGVNEESTGL, encoded by the exons ATGAAAGGGGTTCCTGTTCCAGATCACCTG GCTGACCGTACGAACCCCAGGAAGAGACTCTGTGTTATGGACACAAAGAAAAGTGGTTGCCCAGCTACATTCTCTGTTAAATGTATCCGGGTACACCCTGGATATTCAATTGAGTCAGTATACCCTGGATATTCAATTGAGACAGAGGGGGCTCATCCTAATATTAAGAAAAAG GTAGAAGACACACAATCCATTTGTGAAGCATTCAATATTTTCAAGGAGTGGAACGTGGACATGAGTCCTGCATACTGG AGGGAACAAGCTTGGAACAGGTGGTTACGTAAACATGtgaaagaacaagaagacagagagaCAATAGTTAATCAGTGGAGAAGAGTTGCAGCATCGTCCTCCTTGCAACAGTACAAAGAtaatttagaaaaaatgaaaaatcatcATGTTTTTGAAGGGAAGGCGTCTGcattaaaatattttgagaaacaatggGTTCCGGTGCATCGTAGATGGGTGAAAGCTTTTGAGCACAAAGGCATGTTTGCCAATATAAACACAACAAATGGTGCTGAAGCAATGAATAG GTATGGAGTTAATGAAGAATCCACAGGGCTTTAA